The Nitrospira sp. genome window below encodes:
- a CDS encoding oligopeptide transporter, OPT family → MKDDQPVVPASARLPEITVKAVVLSVVLAALLAAANAYLGLFAGMTVSASIPAAVASMAILRLFRQSNILENNIVQTAASSGEALAAGVIFTIPALLLVGYWSDFDYWETVLIATVGGILGVLCTIPLRRALIITARLRFPEGVATAEVLKVAGSDQHRSGHRNSITASRSLFVSALLGALVKFGESGLRLWADSLEAAAQVGRTVLYGGLNLSPALLAVGFILGVRTALVVVLGGVIGWIFLVPAYGLIHGLPSDRTGVAAAMTIWSEHIRYVGIGAMLTGGLWTLTKLREPVWNSLQTLRASYRAVGSIDANRELVRTEQDASIMWIVVPLGLSLIPMAWIYSRVVESWSVGLIMTLVMGIAAFLFSSVAAYMAGLVGSSSNPVSGVTIATIMMASLLLLVFLGPGHPAGPAATLVIGAVVCCAAAMGGDNLQDLKTGHLVGATPWKQQVMQVVGVMTGALVIVPVLSLLQAQYGIGPPTSEHPYPLAAPQATLMANLTRGVFGGGLPWSLVGLGMAIGALVIMGDRRQERRGSAFRFPVLAVALGIYLPLKLSVAIFLGGVLAALASRKELGGTREPSQRGLLFSAGLITGEALMGIMLAMPIALSGLWPDLASDPVIVFAAPPLGGWPGLVVMMLVAWLLYRQAVGSQDHRRNRHRTPTSRS, encoded by the coding sequence ATGAAGGACGACCAGCCTGTCGTCCCAGCCTCAGCCAGGCTCCCAGAGATTACGGTCAAAGCGGTCGTGCTGTCGGTTGTTCTTGCTGCGCTTCTGGCTGCGGCCAATGCCTATCTGGGATTGTTTGCAGGGATGACGGTGTCGGCTTCTATCCCGGCAGCCGTCGCATCCATGGCAATTTTGCGCCTGTTTCGCCAGTCCAACATCCTCGAAAATAACATCGTGCAAACCGCTGCGTCCTCCGGTGAAGCTCTGGCCGCTGGTGTCATTTTTACGATTCCGGCGCTTCTCCTCGTTGGGTATTGGTCCGACTTCGATTACTGGGAAACGGTGCTCATCGCCACAGTCGGCGGGATCCTTGGGGTGCTGTGTACTATTCCACTGCGGCGCGCACTAATCATCACGGCACGCTTACGTTTTCCGGAAGGGGTGGCGACAGCGGAAGTCTTGAAAGTGGCCGGGTCAGATCAACATAGATCCGGCCATCGAAATTCGATCACGGCGTCTCGTTCCCTATTCGTGTCGGCCCTGCTGGGGGCACTGGTGAAATTCGGGGAGAGCGGCCTGCGCCTGTGGGCGGACTCGCTGGAAGCTGCCGCACAGGTTGGGAGGACCGTATTGTATGGCGGTCTGAACTTATCGCCCGCGTTGCTGGCGGTCGGATTTATCTTGGGAGTGAGAACCGCGTTGGTCGTGGTTCTTGGTGGGGTCATTGGATGGATCTTCTTGGTGCCGGCGTATGGACTTATCCATGGACTGCCATCCGATCGAACAGGAGTGGCGGCAGCCATGACGATATGGAGCGAGCACATCCGGTATGTCGGTATCGGGGCGATGTTGACTGGTGGATTGTGGACCTTGACGAAACTGCGTGAGCCGGTCTGGAATAGTCTTCAAACCCTGCGAGCGAGCTACCGTGCGGTCGGATCAATAGATGCGAACCGGGAACTTGTACGCACGGAGCAGGACGCCTCGATCATGTGGATTGTCGTGCCACTTGGGCTTTCATTGATTCCCATGGCGTGGATCTATTCGCGTGTTGTGGAGAGTTGGTCGGTTGGGTTGATCATGACGCTTGTGATGGGAATCGCCGCGTTTCTCTTTTCGTCGGTCGCGGCCTACATGGCCGGACTGGTGGGAAGTTCCAGCAATCCTGTGTCTGGTGTGACGATTGCCACGATCATGATGGCCTCGCTCTTGCTGCTCGTTTTTCTGGGTCCTGGACATCCCGCTGGACCGGCTGCAACGTTGGTGATCGGCGCGGTCGTCTGTTGCGCTGCCGCTATGGGAGGAGACAACCTGCAGGATCTTAAGACGGGGCATCTGGTCGGAGCGACACCCTGGAAGCAACAGGTTATGCAAGTGGTCGGTGTCATGACCGGAGCGCTGGTGATCGTGCCGGTTCTCTCTCTACTCCAGGCCCAATATGGGATCGGTCCACCCACGAGTGAGCACCCCTATCCGCTCGCTGCCCCACAGGCGACACTCATGGCTAATCTCACGCGAGGGGTGTTCGGCGGTGGTCTGCCATGGTCGCTTGTGGGGCTGGGGATGGCGATCGGTGCGCTGGTGATTATGGGAGATCGTCGGCAAGAACGTCGTGGCAGCGCGTTTCGGTTTCCGGTCCTGGCTGTCGCACTCGGGATCTATTTGCCGCTGAAGCTCTCTGTAGCAATTTTTCTTGGCGGGGTACTGGCGGCCTTGGCGAGCAGGAAGGAACTGGGTGGTACGCGTGAGCCGTCACAACGAGGGTTGCTCTTTTCCGCCGGACTCATTACCGGTGAAGCCTTGATGGGCATCATGCTGGCCATGCCGATTGCACTCTCAGGGCTTTGGCCCGATCTTGCTTCTGATCCCGTTATAGTGTTTGCAGCACCTCCACTGGGTGGTTGGCCAGGTTTGGTCGTGATGATGCTGGTCGCGTGGCTTCTGTATCGGCAGGCCGTTGGGTCCCAGGATCATCGGCGCAATCGCCATCGCACTCCTACATCACGCTCATGA
- a CDS encoding DEAD/DEAH box helicase: MKHGQSSDSTTPTATGFSPGFASLGLEASLLTTLEALGYEEPTPIQREAVPPLLAGRDLLGQAATGTGKTAAFALPMLQRIGHGPRMRPSALVLVPTRELAIQVGEAVQRYGKELRVSALSVYGGQAIGPQLSALKRGVDIVVATPGRALDHIRRGTLKLQHIQIVVLDEADEMLDMGFADDLDAILQQTPDTKQTALFSATMPQRIRSIAHRHLRNPVEITIAKEPVKAGTAPRVKQTAYVVVRPHRAATLARVIDVAGAKSALVFCRTRLEVDEVTAMLVARGHKAEAIHGGMSQGQRDRVMQSFKTGQTDLLIATDVAARGLDIPHVSHVINYDLPSSAEVYVHRIGRTGRAGREGDAITILDPREQRLLRSIEQHTKARVVVLPIPTVKELRLKQIERVQAAIEDVLKEDELDVFRTLVERVAIKSPATDVAAAAIKLLVRAQGGERSEKEIPAAPSRPPDVGRPIRDTGRSGGRPQGGVTAARSHPAGRMRRGGREAGMARVYIGAGREAGIRPSDLVGAIANEAKVRSSVIGAIEIEERFSIVDVPESMAHIIIDVLGRAWIKGRKVPVRLFRD; encoded by the coding sequence ATGAAGCATGGTCAATCTTCTGATTCCACGACACCGACTGCGACAGGCTTTTCGCCTGGGTTCGCATCATTAGGTCTGGAGGCGTCACTGCTCACGACGTTGGAGGCCCTCGGCTACGAGGAACCGACCCCGATCCAGCGCGAGGCGGTTCCGCCGCTCTTAGCAGGGCGGGATCTCCTTGGGCAGGCCGCCACCGGAACGGGGAAAACAGCAGCGTTCGCCCTGCCGATGCTCCAACGGATCGGGCACGGACCGAGGATGCGCCCATCGGCACTCGTATTGGTGCCCACGCGAGAATTGGCGATCCAAGTCGGTGAAGCCGTACAACGGTATGGCAAAGAGTTGCGGGTGAGTGCGCTGTCTGTCTATGGAGGACAGGCCATCGGTCCTCAGCTCTCGGCGCTCAAACGCGGTGTCGATATTGTCGTGGCCACTCCTGGCCGGGCACTTGATCACATTCGTCGAGGGACATTGAAACTTCAGCACATCCAGATCGTCGTGCTTGACGAAGCGGACGAAATGCTCGATATGGGATTTGCCGACGATCTGGATGCTATTTTGCAACAAACGCCGGACACAAAACAGACCGCCCTCTTCTCCGCGACGATGCCGCAGAGAATTCGTTCGATCGCTCACCGGCATCTCCGCAATCCCGTCGAGATTACGATCGCCAAGGAACCGGTCAAGGCCGGCACGGCTCCTCGTGTCAAGCAGACGGCCTACGTCGTCGTCAGGCCCCACCGCGCGGCTACGCTGGCTCGCGTCATCGATGTGGCTGGTGCGAAGTCGGCGCTCGTGTTCTGTCGGACCAGGTTGGAGGTCGATGAGGTGACCGCCATGCTGGTGGCCCGTGGGCATAAGGCCGAAGCGATCCACGGCGGTATGAGTCAAGGACAGCGTGATCGGGTGATGCAGTCGTTCAAGACCGGGCAAACGGATTTATTGATCGCGACCGACGTGGCCGCCCGCGGGTTGGATATTCCTCACGTGTCCCACGTGATCAACTATGATTTACCGTCTTCCGCCGAGGTCTATGTTCATCGGATTGGTCGGACCGGCCGAGCAGGTCGGGAAGGTGACGCGATCACGATCCTTGACCCTCGTGAACAACGTCTGCTGCGGAGCATTGAGCAGCACACAAAGGCCCGCGTTGTCGTCCTGCCGATTCCCACCGTGAAAGAGCTCCGGCTTAAACAGATCGAGCGTGTGCAAGCTGCGATAGAAGACGTGCTGAAAGAAGACGAATTGGACGTCTTTCGGACGCTCGTCGAACGGGTGGCTATCAAATCTCCGGCAACCGATGTGGCGGCGGCTGCAATCAAACTCCTGGTTCGTGCCCAGGGCGGCGAGCGCTCAGAGAAGGAGATTCCTGCGGCTCCGAGCCGGCCGCCTGATGTCGGACGGCCGATTCGAGATACCGGCCGATCCGGAGGTCGGCCTCAGGGGGGTGTTACCGCAGCGAGGAGCCATCCGGCTGGGCGGATGCGGCGGGGTGGGCGAGAGGCCGGCATGGCACGTGTCTATATTGGGGCGGGACGAGAGGCCGGCATCCGGCCGAGTGATTTAGTGGGTGCGATCGCTAATGAAGCGAAAGTCCGGTCCAGCGTCATCGGCGCCATCGAAATCGAAGAGAGGTTCTCCATTGTGGATGTCCCGGAATCTATGGCTCACATTATCATTGATGTTCTGGGACGCGCTTGGATCAAGGGACGAAAGGTTCCGGTCCGCCTGTTCCGAGATTAG
- a CDS encoding STAS domain-containing protein, which produces MRRTEQTWGVVAYVAMDSPPDRVAFFNVAVFNVKGAPAMDQGTRHTLTVTSQENNGITIVRMQGSLAATTADHGNQEMKKLVDAGARKVVVNLADVDYISSGGIRVLILACKQLNNVQGEMKIAAAKGMVKEALEASGFNLLNRVYGENVQLCNTEEEAVTAFKAS; this is translated from the coding sequence TTGCGACGCACAGAGCAGACCTGGGGGGTGGTCGCCTATGTGGCGATGGACTCTCCTCCCGACCGAGTCGCATTCTTCAACGTAGCCGTCTTCAACGTGAAAGGAGCACCAGCAATGGACCAAGGGACTCGACATACATTGACCGTGACCTCGCAGGAGAACAACGGGATCACTATCGTGAGGATGCAGGGCAGCCTTGCTGCCACTACGGCTGATCACGGAAACCAGGAAATGAAAAAACTTGTCGACGCAGGTGCGAGAAAGGTTGTCGTCAATCTGGCAGATGTAGACTATATCAGTAGTGGCGGCATCCGAGTCCTTATTCTGGCGTGCAAGCAGCTCAACAACGTGCAAGGGGAGATGAAGATCGCTGCCGCGAAGGGCATGGTCAAAGAAGCCCTTGAGGCCAGCGGATTTAATCTGCTGAACCGAGTGTATGGCGAAAATGTTCAATTGTGCAACACTGAAGAGGAGGCCGTGACCGCCTTCAAGGCCTCATGA
- a CDS encoding anti-sigma factor antagonist (This anti-anti-sigma factor, or anti-sigma factor antagonist, belongs to a family that includes characterized members SpoIIAA, RsbV, RsfA, and RsfB.), whose amino-acid sequence MLGICDPVLAVCSMLLGGAAAYVILSIAERMRATEQGLFRMRWLSVGAVAGGLEIWAIHFTGNLAFCPPIPAAQDVGLAIMSILSAMVAGALAVYLISTHDGNRLTLMSGGLIMGACLMVTHFTSLMAIHQVADVQHDLPLFVFSVTVMVGLGIFVLLVGGWNIQYGDWRVTEKASAMGVALSASHLAGMIPSYSFSGIPTAVAPSGIEVQLLAVVAVSLSTLLAIIDRQVTRASSMARRSHARLLEAIESVPQWFALFDANDRLVICNDKYREVVSGAGAHVQPGDSFESIIRRIAERGDVPAAIGNVESWVKQRLEMHWNPAGPYLQYRSSGEWIQIHERKTHDGGIVAIATDITALKNAEQAAEDAKARLADSLALVEAAKARMQEELNVGRDIQRSMLPRVFPAFPDRKELELYAVLEPALEVGGDLYDFFLIDDHRLCFVVGDVAGNGVPAALFMAMTKIMVKTRAASDPSPASIVTHVNDALSADNDSCMFVTLYLGILNLRDGTLLATNAGHNPPLLKRRDGQFEWLTAQDGPMVGPISGITFKESVIRLGPGDELFLYTDGVTEADNRRRELFGNSRLKSVLTESRAVSVVDRLSEVMNAVRGFAGEAPQADDITMLGLRYHGVSPSDVAAKIFHQVMPNQLMAIPDLQTAFEEYVSQWAAARPLIPTLNMALDDLLNNVVQYAFPNDPTEHQVEVEGEVREDCVVLTIMDDGIPFNPLSVAPPDLSVLLHEREIGGLGIHLIRSMFDEVTYHRKVGRNVLSIKKKLVAEQAVPSGRPNMTGINALGAERRPHAAHEDSRRVSMGVEIQHRETVCIVIPRDRFDTNSAPEVERVLMDQIGRGERQIILDLSQISYISSIGLRVILKAVVAMMQTGGKVVLCGGNDHVRTVLQLSGALMMSLHASTLDEAFSKVHEGVL is encoded by the coding sequence GTGCTAGGGATATGCGATCCAGTGCTGGCGGTCTGTTCGATGTTGCTTGGTGGCGCGGCGGCCTACGTGATCCTCAGCATTGCTGAACGGATGCGGGCCACCGAACAAGGACTCTTCAGGATGCGATGGCTTTCGGTTGGCGCCGTCGCCGGTGGGCTCGAGATCTGGGCGATCCACTTTACCGGTAACCTTGCCTTTTGCCCGCCCATTCCTGCCGCCCAGGACGTTGGCCTTGCTATCATGTCCATCCTCTCCGCCATGGTGGCAGGGGCGCTGGCGGTGTATCTGATCAGCACGCATGACGGGAATCGCCTCACGCTCATGTCCGGTGGTTTGATCATGGGGGCCTGCCTCATGGTCACACACTTCACGAGCCTGATGGCGATCCACCAGGTGGCGGATGTGCAGCACGACTTACCCCTGTTCGTCTTCTCCGTCACGGTGATGGTCGGTTTGGGTATCTTCGTTCTCTTGGTCGGTGGATGGAACATTCAATACGGGGATTGGCGGGTGACGGAGAAGGCCAGTGCCATGGGTGTTGCTCTGTCCGCTTCCCATCTGGCAGGGATGATTCCTTCGTATAGCTTTTCTGGGATCCCGACGGCTGTTGCACCATCGGGAATCGAAGTGCAACTGCTCGCGGTTGTTGCCGTGTCCCTTTCGACCCTTCTGGCCATCATTGATCGGCAGGTGACCAGGGCGTCCAGTATGGCTCGCCGCAGCCATGCGCGGTTGCTCGAAGCGATCGAAAGCGTCCCCCAATGGTTTGCGCTGTTTGATGCGAACGACCGTCTGGTGATTTGCAATGATAAGTATCGTGAAGTGGTGTCTGGAGCGGGAGCTCACGTTCAACCAGGCGACTCGTTCGAGTCGATCATCCGCCGGATTGCGGAGCGTGGTGATGTTCCTGCGGCGATCGGCAATGTCGAGTCCTGGGTGAAACAGCGGCTCGAGATGCACTGGAACCCAGCAGGGCCCTACTTGCAGTACCGCTCGAGCGGCGAGTGGATCCAGATCCATGAACGAAAGACCCACGATGGCGGCATCGTCGCCATCGCCACGGATATCACGGCATTGAAAAATGCTGAACAGGCTGCCGAGGATGCCAAGGCGCGTTTGGCGGATTCGTTAGCGCTGGTAGAAGCCGCAAAAGCCCGGATGCAGGAGGAACTGAATGTCGGCCGGGATATCCAACGGAGCATGCTCCCACGCGTGTTTCCGGCCTTTCCAGATCGGAAGGAGCTGGAGCTGTATGCCGTGCTCGAACCGGCACTGGAAGTCGGGGGTGATCTCTATGACTTCTTCCTGATCGACGATCATCGGCTCTGTTTTGTCGTCGGCGATGTGGCGGGCAACGGAGTTCCTGCCGCACTCTTTATGGCAATGACCAAGATCATGGTGAAGACCAGGGCAGCGTCAGATCCCTCGCCCGCCAGCATTGTCACTCATGTAAATGATGCCTTGAGCGCGGATAACGATTCCTGCATGTTTGTGACGCTGTATTTGGGTATCTTGAATCTTCGTGACGGGACGCTCCTCGCAACGAATGCGGGACATAACCCTCCGTTGCTGAAGCGACGTGACGGACAGTTTGAGTGGCTCACAGCCCAAGATGGGCCGATGGTCGGCCCGATCTCGGGCATCACATTCAAGGAGAGCGTGATCCGATTGGGGCCGGGCGATGAGCTGTTCTTATACACTGATGGCGTGACCGAAGCCGACAACAGGCGACGTGAACTATTCGGCAATAGCCGACTGAAATCGGTGCTTACCGAATCCCGGGCGGTCTCCGTCGTCGATCGCCTTAGTGAGGTCATGAATGCGGTGAGAGGCTTTGCCGGGGAAGCTCCACAGGCGGACGATATCACCATGTTGGGTCTTCGATATCACGGCGTCTCCCCATCCGACGTGGCGGCGAAGATCTTTCATCAAGTGATGCCCAACCAATTGATGGCGATTCCAGACCTACAGACTGCGTTTGAGGAGTATGTCTCGCAATGGGCAGCGGCCAGGCCGCTTATTCCCACTCTGAATATGGCGCTCGATGATCTCCTGAACAATGTCGTGCAGTATGCCTTCCCCAATGATCCGACGGAACATCAGGTTGAAGTCGAAGGGGAAGTGCGTGAAGACTGTGTCGTGCTGACCATCATGGACGACGGCATTCCCTTTAACCCGCTCTCCGTCGCTCCTCCGGACCTGTCGGTGTTGTTACATGAACGTGAGATCGGCGGTCTTGGGATTCATCTGATCCGGTCCATGTTCGACGAGGTGACGTACCATCGCAAGGTCGGACGAAACGTGCTGTCCATAAAGAAAAAGCTGGTGGCTGAGCAGGCTGTCCCAAGTGGGCGTCCGAACATGACCGGAATCAATGCGCTTGGAGCTGAGCGACGTCCGCATGCGGCGCATGAAGATTCCCGGAGAGTCAGTATGGGTGTGGAGATACAGCACAGGGAGACCGTGTGTATCGTCATTCCACGGGACCGCTTCGACACGAACAGCGCTCCGGAGGTGGAGCGGGTGCTGATGGACCAGATTGGGCGAGGCGAACGGCAGATCATTCTCGACCTTTCACAGATTTCGTATATTTCATCAATTGGGCTACGGGTTATTCTCAAAGCCGTAGTTGCGATGATGCAAACGGGTGGAAAGGTGGTGCTGTGCGGAGGAAACGACCATGTTCGGACGGTCCTCCAACTGAGCGGGGCGCTGATGATGAGTCTCCACGCGTCCACCTTGGATGAAGCCTTTTCGAAAGTTCACGAAGGCGTCTTGTGA
- the lepB gene encoding signal peptidase I, translating to MVASVGLWGGCRSAPVTIPDRDQEPRSVFQQLADLEVSSNRLFQAVVEQADVVGYSSQLEMQSDLASPLQPDDFTRIKQSFEGSLKVMLFDLAPANFWEQHLAEHYTGTLSLDEAQALVDDYEHQVLNSSSRVQGLRQSFVTDRLPNLLPAVRARSQSFEISNVTMVPTLLPGDQVILNRSAYQAVTPQRGDVILYRYPDEEGKLFVHRVVGLPGDQIEIRRQQLLVNGNLASEPYVQHSDPPMERGNVRDHLGPMVVPPDAYFLLGDNREESVDSRFLGTISTASILGQIVFLYWSVDPNTRSPRWERLNQPVQ from the coding sequence GTGGTTGCTAGTGTTGGGCTGTGGGGTGGCTGTCGCAGTGCCCCGGTGACGATTCCCGACCGTGACCAAGAACCGAGGAGCGTTTTCCAACAACTGGCAGACTTAGAGGTATCTTCCAACCGACTCTTTCAGGCGGTTGTGGAGCAGGCTGATGTAGTGGGATATAGCTCTCAACTTGAGATGCAGTCCGATCTTGCCAGTCCGCTTCAGCCGGATGACTTCACACGCATCAAACAGTCCTTTGAGGGATCACTTAAAGTCATGCTGTTCGATCTGGCTCCCGCCAACTTTTGGGAACAGCATCTCGCCGAACACTATACCGGAACCCTCTCTCTCGATGAGGCGCAAGCGCTTGTCGATGACTATGAACATCAGGTGCTGAACTCCTCGTCACGCGTGCAAGGTCTCCGACAGAGTTTTGTGACCGATCGCCTCCCCAATCTCTTGCCGGCAGTACGTGCACGATCGCAGTCGTTTGAAATCTCCAATGTGACGATGGTTCCGACACTTTTGCCTGGTGATCAGGTCATTCTCAATCGGTCTGCCTATCAGGCGGTCACTCCTCAGCGGGGAGACGTCATTCTGTATCGCTATCCGGACGAGGAGGGGAAGCTCTTTGTCCATCGAGTCGTCGGTCTGCCAGGTGATCAGATTGAGATTCGTCGGCAGCAGCTGTTGGTGAACGGTAACCTCGCATCGGAACCGTATGTGCAGCACAGTGACCCGCCGATGGAAAGAGGGAATGTTCGGGACCATCTCGGTCCAATGGTCGTTCCTCCGGATGCCTACTTCCTGTTAGGGGACAATCGAGAGGAAAGCGTGGATAGCCGCTTCCTCGGAACCATTAGCACGGCCTCCATTCTAGGGCAGATCGTATTTCTCTACTGGTCGGTTGACCCAAACACCCGGTCACCTCGTTGGGAACGGTTGAATCAGCCGGTGCAGTAA
- a CDS encoding zinc metallopeptidase yields MRLVLLLLMIGLVIFGPQLWTRRVFAKYSAPRPDYPGTGGELARHLLNRFDMEHVKVEPTETGDHYDPVIKAVRLTPAIFDGKSLTAITVAAHEVGHAIQDHLGYQPLAERTKLVRVAQGAEKIGVYLMMGVPIAVGLAKTPAAGVLVMVAGLATMGISTLVHFITLPVEWDASFRRALPVLRQGQYLSPEDEQGARSILTAAALTYVAASLASLLNLWRWIAFLRR; encoded by the coding sequence ATGCGTCTTGTCCTACTATTACTCATGATCGGCCTCGTCATTTTTGGACCGCAACTCTGGACACGGCGGGTCTTTGCTAAATATAGTGCGCCCCGTCCTGACTATCCGGGCACCGGAGGAGAACTGGCGCGACACCTGCTCAATCGATTCGACATGGAGCATGTGAAGGTCGAACCCACCGAGACCGGCGACCATTACGATCCGGTCATCAAAGCGGTCCGCCTGACGCCGGCCATCTTCGACGGGAAATCACTCACGGCCATTACGGTTGCCGCCCACGAGGTCGGACATGCTATTCAAGACCACCTGGGGTACCAACCGCTTGCCGAGCGCACAAAGCTGGTGCGGGTCGCCCAGGGCGCGGAGAAGATTGGTGTGTATTTGATGATGGGAGTTCCGATCGCGGTAGGCTTAGCCAAGACTCCCGCGGCGGGCGTTCTGGTTATGGTCGCCGGGTTAGCGACGATGGGGATTTCCACGCTCGTCCACTTCATCACGCTTCCGGTCGAGTGGGATGCCAGCTTCAGACGCGCACTTCCCGTCCTCCGACAAGGGCAGTACCTATCGCCCGAAGATGAGCAAGGGGCTCGCAGTATCCTCACCGCTGCCGCCTTGACTTATGTCGCAGCCTCTCTCGCCAGCCTACTGAACCTCTGGCGCTGGATCGCCTTCCTCCGGAGATAA
- a CDS encoding geranylgeranyl reductase family protein yields the protein MWAMSSSYDVIVVGSGPAGSTAAWQLARAGVAVAVLEKAALPRYKTCGGGIIGRAVHALPLDVRHVVAQACHTAQLNVLPEGLSFTTHRSTPIVSMTMRDQFDFALLSAAQTAGATVHQRCAVADISHRGDEVTVTTNVGTMKAKFVIAADGALSTVARKMGMVDGRVLIPALEYEVLLPPDQLDKFHGVARFDFGVLPHGYAWAFPKNKQLSVGVLSTVQRGRDLKHTMGRYLERLGCSSATQVQRHGFVIPVRPRTGPFVEKRVLLVGDAAGFADPVTGEGISFAVRSGLMAAHSLIDGRFEEEDVRYTYTQSLTETILPELQKGRQLAKLLYDFPRLRSWAFSWQGQRLCEAVTDVMAGTRQYQELTCTPRTVLRLLMPRTWKRSAYEPARDGDA from the coding sequence ATGTGGGCCATGTCCTCCTCCTATGACGTCATTGTGGTCGGCAGTGGGCCGGCGGGATCGACCGCTGCGTGGCAACTGGCGAGAGCAGGGGTGGCGGTCGCCGTGCTCGAGAAGGCTGCGCTGCCGCGGTACAAGACCTGTGGCGGTGGAATCATTGGGCGTGCCGTACATGCCTTGCCGCTGGATGTGCGTCATGTCGTGGCACAAGCCTGTCATACTGCGCAGCTCAACGTTCTCCCCGAAGGATTATCCTTCACAACTCATCGATCAACGCCCATCGTCTCTATGACGATGCGCGATCAGTTTGATTTTGCCCTGCTCTCAGCTGCACAAACGGCCGGAGCTACTGTGCATCAGCGCTGTGCTGTCGCAGACATCTCGCACCGCGGCGACGAGGTTACGGTTACTACCAATGTTGGCACGATGAAGGCCAAGTTTGTCATCGCGGCTGATGGGGCACTCAGCACGGTGGCTCGTAAAATGGGGATGGTCGACGGGCGGGTCCTGATTCCGGCGCTTGAGTATGAGGTACTACTCCCACCGGACCAGTTGGACAAGTTTCATGGTGTGGCGCGATTTGATTTCGGTGTGCTTCCCCATGGGTATGCCTGGGCATTTCCCAAGAACAAGCAGCTGTCGGTTGGCGTGCTGTCGACGGTGCAACGGGGACGTGACCTGAAACACACAATGGGACGGTACCTTGAGCGACTTGGTTGTAGTTCGGCGACTCAGGTCCAACGACACGGGTTTGTCATTCCGGTCCGACCGCGAACGGGACCTTTTGTTGAGAAGCGAGTGCTCTTGGTCGGCGATGCTGCGGGATTTGCCGATCCCGTGACCGGGGAAGGTATTTCGTTTGCCGTTCGCAGCGGTCTGATGGCGGCGCATTCCTTGATCGACGGACGTTTTGAAGAAGAGGACGTACGATATACGTATACACAGTCGTTAACTGAGACGATCCTTCCCGAGCTGCAAAAGGGCAGGCAGCTGGCTAAGCTTCTCTATGACTTTCCTCGCCTCAGATCGTGGGCCTTCTCATGGCAGGGGCAGCGGCTCTGTGAAGCGGTGACGGACGTGATGGCCGGAACACGACAGTATCAAGAGCTCACGTGCACGCCTCGAACCGTGCTCCGCCTTCTGATGCCTCGAACGTGGAAGCGCTCGGCATACGAGCCCGCACGTGACGGAGATGCCTAG
- a CDS encoding queuosine precursor transporter: MTVPAESREPELVSNPRHYRYYDLVMAGFVTVLLCSNLIGPGKTCILFGLTFGAGNLFFPISYIFGDVLTEVYGYARTRKVIWAGFSAMIFATIMGLVVIHMPGDPDEPFNAELQPALELVFGSTGRIVAASIVAYWCGDFVNSYVMAKMKVWTEGRHLWTRTIGSTAVGQLVDSALFYPIAFIGTWQPGTMLKVIAFNWAFKVFIEILFTPVTYAIVGWLKRQEHEDWYDRHTDFTPFSLKD; this comes from the coding sequence ATGACCGTCCCCGCCGAATCGCGCGAGCCTGAACTCGTCTCGAATCCCCGTCACTATCGCTACTACGACCTCGTCATGGCGGGCTTCGTGACGGTGCTGCTCTGCTCGAACCTGATCGGGCCGGGCAAGACCTGTATCCTCTTCGGGCTGACCTTCGGCGCCGGGAATCTCTTCTTCCCGATTTCCTACATCTTTGGTGACGTGCTGACCGAGGTCTATGGCTACGCGCGCACGCGTAAAGTCATCTGGGCGGGTTTCAGCGCGATGATCTTTGCGACGATCATGGGACTCGTCGTCATCCACATGCCGGGGGATCCGGACGAGCCCTTCAATGCCGAGCTCCAACCTGCTTTGGAACTTGTCTTCGGAAGCACGGGGCGGATCGTCGCCGCGTCGATCGTCGCCTACTGGTGCGGCGACTTCGTGAATAGCTACGTCATGGCGAAGATGAAGGTCTGGACCGAGGGGCGTCATCTCTGGACCCGTACGATCGGTTCGACGGCGGTCGGCCAGCTCGTCGACAGTGCTCTGTTCTATCCGATTGCCTTCATCGGGACCTGGCAGCCCGGAACCATGCTGAAGGTCATCGCCTTCAACTGGGCGTTCAAGGTCTTCATCGAGATCCTCTTCACGCCGGTGACCTACGCGATCGTCGGGTGGTTGAAGCGCCAGGAGCACGAGGACTGGTACGACAGGCACACGGACTTCACGCCGTTCTCGTTAAAAGACTGA